One genomic segment of Esox lucius isolate fEsoLuc1 chromosome 15, fEsoLuc1.pri, whole genome shotgun sequence includes these proteins:
- the foxa2 gene encoding forkhead box protein A2 translates to MMLGAVKMEGHEHTDWSTYYGEPECYTSVGNMNTGLGMNSMNTYMSMSGMGTTANMTANSMNMSYVNTAMSPSMTGMSPGTGAMNGMGVGMTAMSAALSPNMSPMTAQPPPMNSLSSYANMNAMSPMYGQSSINRSRDPKTYRRSYTHAKPPYSYISLITMAIQQSPSKMLTLAEIYQWIMDLFPFYRQNQQRWQNSIRHSLSFNDCFLKVPRSPDKPGKGSFWTLHPDSGNMFENGCYLRRQKRFKCDGQKKMCKESGRKTSEGGSNSSSESCNGNESPHSNSSSNDHKRSLSDMKSSTQALSPEHAASPVSHSQGHGHLMSQHHSVLAHEAHLKPEHHYSFNHPFSINNLMSSEQQHHKMDLKTYEQAMHYSGYGSPMSGALSMGSMGKTGLDSSSIPTEASYYQGVYARPIMNSS, encoded by the exons ATGATGCTTGGAGCAGTTAAAATGGAAGGACACGAACACACAGATTGGAGCACATACTACGGAGAACCCGAG TGTTATACCTCGGTTGGCAACATGAACACCGGCCTGGGCATGAACTCAATGAACACCTACATGAGCATGTCGGGCATGGGTACGACGGCCAACATGACTGCCAACTCCATGAACATGTCTTACGTCAACACGGCCATGAGCCCCTCCATGACCGGCATGTCACCGGGCACCGGAGCAATGAACGGCATGGGTGTAGGAATGACAGCCATGAGCGCCGCGCTCAGCCCCAACATGAGTCCCATGACCGCGCAACCTCCACCAATGAACTCCCTGTCGTCCTATGCCAACATGAACGCTATGAGCCCCATGTATGGACAGTCAAGCATCAACAGATCTAGGGACCCAAAGACTTACAGGAGGAGCTACACCCACGCCAAGCCTCCGTACTCTTACATTTCTCTCATCACTATGGCTATCCAACAGTCCCCCAGTAAGATGCTGACACTGGCTGAGATCTATCAGTGGATAATGGACCTTTTCCCGTTCTACCGACAGAACCAGCAGCGCTGGCAGAATTCAATTCGGCACTCTCTATCGTTCAATGATTGTTTCCTTAAAGTGCCTAGATCCCCGGATAAGCCCGGCAAGGGCTCATTTTGGACCCTCCACCCGGATTCAGGAAACATGTTCGAGAATGGCTGCTATCTGAGAAGGCAGAAGCGGTTTAAGTGTGACGGTCAAAAGAAGATGTGCAAGGAGTCTGGGCGTAAGACATCAGAAGGCGGCTCCAACAGCAGCTCGGAGAGTTGCAACGGAAACGAGTCCCCCCACTCCAACTCATCCTCCAACGATCACAAAAGGTCTCTGTCAGACATGAAGTCGTCCACCCAGGCGCTGAGTCCGGAACACGCCGCCTCACCGGTGTCCCACTCCCAGGGGCATGGACACCTCATGTCCCAACATCACTCAGTTCTTGCTCACGAAGCGCACCTGAAACCCGAGCACCACTACTCGTTTAATCACCCTTTCTCCATCAACAACCTAATGTCATCGGAGCAACAGCATCACAAAATGGACTTAAAGACTTACGAGCAGGCGATGCACTATTCCGGCTATGGTTCCCCAATGTCGGGGGCGCTATCCATGGGTTCAATGGGAAAAACGGGCTTAGATTCCTCGTCAATACCCACTGAGGCATCTTACTATCAAGGTGTATACGCCAGGCCTATTATGAACTCCTCATAA